Within Spinacia oleracea cultivar Varoflay chromosome 4, BTI_SOV_V1, whole genome shotgun sequence, the genomic segment taatatactaattaacgtatagtgtaacccaaagagcttcaaaactcttggaacgtatataccttgagtatgaacaatggggggagtcttgccggaaaacttgtactcctagaatgatacaagacgctgtttcattctcttttatgtcgttgtgcattggaattcctgtcggtatggcctgactgtcggtagtagcccgacttattttggtgtatggttggctcccatcacccttttctttccttttgaggatactttactttactcgttcgaagctactttttattaaattgtgagtcaagagtcgtgtctcgtgtcgagtcttgtctccatgtttacttgtttattttatggcttttgcatgttgactatttaattgttgagtgaagcatgttaggatagaatgttattctagcttgttggtactcagcttttgctgacttcgtgcttcatgtcttctggtcatggcctttaccttaatgaccctatgatgatccatcaattgcatttgcattgttggggagtagattttcaataaagcaggtttgtagagataacttgcgggagaagttatcatgggattcatGTTGAGAGTTAatcttccgtaatttataaactctatttacttttatttatagtcatgactaatactactatttcagataatggatttcaaacggtttgttttagtttgggcctcaacggttccaacttgttttaatgaccattaactatttatttaatacgtttgaaagttagttaattccgctgcgtaattctggtaaatagccttagccgttatcacggtggcggtaatatcttggtaattcatgtgttttaagttggaaaatgttttataaaaagtaaggaattattagggtgttacacgaCCCGACTTTTAATCCAACTCGATTTGACCCAACCCGATtataacccgacccgatatgcaTCCGACCCAATATGAATCCGACCCGATACAACCCGATTAAACCTGTTTACAAACCAACCCAATATGACCTTACCCGGTTATATCCCGACTCGATATTAACACGAACAGATATGAACCCTTGCCAACCAACCCGAACCGATCCGTTAAATTTTCAACTCGACTCGATCCGACCTGATAGCCAAATGAACCCGTTTCAACCCAAACCGATAAACCCGACCCAAACCCAATTCGTTTATCCGAATTGACACCCCTAAAAAATATACTTCACATATAGTATGGTTGAAACTTATCCGAATTTATTATATCTTATTTAGTTTTGGCAATATGGCATTGAATAATCCAAATATAAATGCATGCCGCAGACACCATTTAGGCGAAAGTAGTAGAGTAAGTAGAAGCATCCTACTCCTATTGGCAACATCGGTAAGGAACTCATCTGTACTCTTCATTTATTCAACAGCAAAATGCCAAATTGCTATGATACTAAATCCCCAACCTCCCCAAAATTTACACACTCAACCCAACTAAAATTCTGATTTCATGCATCTCCATTTTTAAGTGcgtatttcttttctttctttctttctttcataATTTGGGTTGATTATGTGTTTTTTGTTCTGCATTTTACTAAAATTTGTTGCTTAATTTATGTGTAGGAATTGAAGCATGTACTAGCAGAAGTTTTCATCTTTGGAAAACAAAAATGACGGAAAATTCAGAGTGTAGTTATTGTAAGACATGGGAAGAAGAGATGTACTGGAAACATTTCAACCTCATGCATTTTCTCCAGATTTTAACCCCAAACTTCCATGATCATCTTGTaagtttcttctttctttctttctttattttttattttttgagtaggTGGGTTCATGTAGTAAGTGATGTTTTTCCCAATTTTCCCACCCGGTCGAATTGTTATTGTGACGTTGATAGTGTAATTTACAGCTAAATCCGGAAGGAGGGAGTAATTTTGTTTCCTCAATTCTAAAATTGTTTGGTACAATGTGTGTTATTTCAGTGGTTTTATGCTTTTTAACGAGGTTAGAGAATTGTTAAATGTAGGAGGTGGATCATGACATTTTAACCTAATGTAAAATCatggaattttatttttttggacaTAGTTAAGATCATGATGTGGTTTTCAGGTTGAGGAGTAAAATATCTTAAAATTCTTTTTCAGATCTATTTGGTTTTACTGTGAAATTAGTTACCTTTCATTTTGGATAATTATGACTTTTGTTTTGGTTTTACTTGTAAGGGGTAGAATTCACATGCAATGTGGCCTTGTGAGACATTGCTTAATTCTGCTTACTCTCATGATAAAGTTTCTAGATTGGATAATCGGATCGGTTTTCGTCACGTCTGAATTACTTAgacgatgataaaggtcgcaagttgcgacaacatttagttgtcgcaatcttacgtgtcgcagtttaattggtacatataggtgcCACGTAGGATACACGTcattataatatttttactatcaatgcaatatttctacaatgaaatatgtaaataaggtagtcgatatgaataaggaaacaaattagaatattaagattttcctaccttttttttataacatgtataatagataatataagttaaatattttaatttccaatttaaatcatgacacataagcatgccatgtcatcattgtgacacagcttaaaggtcgcatgttgcgacctttatcattttcgttacTTATATACAGATGTTTTTAAGGTTTATATGATCTGATGGTTGTGATGTGCTTTATTTGAGGGTTGTGTGTGCTACTGCTTACTTGAAGAACATATAGTATGTGgagaaatttcaaaacaatctcCTTGATTAGCATATCAAGTGTCATTCTCGTAATTAtaatgaaaaaatatacaatTTAAATATTGCGATGGACAATATAGtcgatattttaaaaaataaaaataaaagaaaataattttaatataaaaaaagaTTGTATATTTAAATACGTAGATCATATATTTTGACaatttatttacaaaaataccCCTGATATGTTTCACTCGCCAATCATGGAGATTGATTGGGCAGAGCTCTATGTATGTGATATCCTAAATTGGCCTAATTGTTATTGTTACAATATGATATTTACCTTTGCATAGTCTTGAACTTGAGCTTctttttagtttctttttttttaatgttattgCAAATCAATCTGATTTGAGCATGTGGAATCAGGTACTGCCTGAGAAATTCACTGCACACATGAAAGCTCACTTGCCTGATAAAGTATCCCTCAAAGGGCCGAGTGGAGCTAAGTGGGAAATAGAGCTGCTGAAGGCGGCCgatgatattctatttgttggAGATGGATGGAAAGACTTTGTGAAAGTAAACAAACTGAAAGAAAATTACGTGTTGGTGTTGAAGTTTAACAGGAACTCGAGTTTTGAGGTTCTAATCTTTGATCAAGAGACTTCTTGCGAGAAGGAAATATCCTATTTTGTGAAGAAGTGTAGTCATGTTAAGTCTGACAATGAAGTTCAAAAAAAGACTATTGCAAGAGAGGCTAGCACTGAGATTATTGGGGATGACGAAGGTGAAAAAGATTCTGGTTTTGAAGTATCAAAGAAGTCCAAAAAAGATGATCAAGTAGTAGCTTTCTCAGAACAGGTGAACACTCAAGCTTCAAGGAAGCGCGGGCCTTCAAAAGCTAGAGGCAAACCAACAAGGATACTGCCATGCCGATTGCCAGTTAAGCGTAAGTTTCAATCGGGTAAGCATGCATCCTAAAGTCATATTACTTGTAATCTTGAAATGTAAGTAAGGAAACTTGTAGAATTACTTCTTGACGTCTTGTATATGATTTGCTAGGAAAAAAGTCACTCGGAAATGAAACTGCCAAGGAACCGATTGAAATTTCACAAAGAGATATGCTTACGCCTGAAAATGGAGAAAGCATCCCCGCGAAAGGTCATTCTGACAGATTAGTGTCCCATTCTAGTAAGCATTGATATGTATAATGTGTTCCTATGAGAAGCTGACTTATTTGAACTTTTGAACACCTCTAAATTTCTTTGTGCTTTATCTGGCAGAAAAGAGTGTGAATATTGCCAAAAAAGTTAGTCAGAATTCAAGGACAGAGCTGATTCCCCCTGAAAATGGTGAAAATTCTGCAACGGCAGACCATTCTGAGAAATCGAAGGGACAATCTGGTATCCTGTAGTTGAAATGACAAAAATGTCTTATGTGAGTACTGGAATCTGTTCGAATAACTGACAATCGTGCTTTCATAATGTGGCAGAGGAACATGTAGCTGAAGAGCAGCCAAGTGGAAATCATATTGCAAatgaaccaaaactgatttcaGAGATGGACTTCGACACCACTGAAAATGAAGAAAGTTTCCGGGCCAGAGATCATTTACCTAAATTGAAGCCCCAATCTGGTCAGTTTAATTATGAAGATTATCTTCGACGAGCTGATATACGCATTTATGTTTAAGTACTTAAGTTGATGTTTTTGTATACATAATTTGGAAGAAATGAGGCCTAGCAGTAATGGAACTTCCAAGGAACCAAGACAGGTAGTAGAGAAGGAGCTGATCGCCCCAGAAAATGGCAAAAATTTCCCAGAAACAGACTGTTCCAACGGATTCAAGGGTCAAGCAGGTAAGCTGTTGTCTTCTTCAAGCACAGTGGTTCTTCATACAAATGTTCTGAACCTAGCTTGACAACTTATCATTGGTTTTAACTTATAATTTAGCAGAAAAGGAGCCAAGTGGAAGAAGAGGAATTGTTAAGGAACCGAGTCCGGTTTCTGGCAGGAAGGTGATTAGACCTAATTACAAAGATAATTCTTCAGAGGAAGATCATTCTTCCAAATCTCGTGGGAAAAGAGGCAGGCCAAAAAAGCAAGTGCTTCCAATATCTTCTAAGAAGCTGGAATTCAGAAGTGGTAATCCTCTATTCTTTGGGCatatttttatgttattttttcaattattaCTTTCAGGGTGAAAGTAGAGTGTTAAACTTGAAAAAAATCTTACGACTCTTGGGTCTGTGTAATGATCCTAATAGACAATACTAGTAACCTAGTGGTGAATCCAAGAAACTTGCGTGCATCATATATTTTGTGAACGATATGGTAGTGGAGTTCATAAAAGAAGGAGGTCTAATCTACTCGGCTGCTTGAAACCAATATGATAAGTTGGGAgttgattaaatttattattaccTAACTGTAAACTAAAGGGTGGATCTGCCACACGATAATACTGATTATTCTGGAATTGAGTTGTTAGTTTAATTCATTACTGAGTTCAAACTAGAGTATTGTACTAGCAAAATTTACGATTCTTGAGTCTGTGAACTGTTATGCATGTGCTATGTTCTGCAGAATGGCTTAACAAACTTCTGTTGTCTTCTTTTTTCACTATAAATTTTGCTGGGAAATAGTTTCAGATGAAAGGAAGTTCTCGAAGGAGTACATGTCAAATAGAAGGCCAGTAACTGAggaggagaaagagcaagctgTGCAGAGGGCAAATCAGATACAGACTGAAAATAGCTTCATTGCAATAATGCGACCTAGTAGTGTTTACAATAGGTTTTTCTTGGTAATGATTATTGGCAATACTACCTTTTGAGTTTTGAGTTTTGAGTTTTGAGTTTtgagttttgagtttctagtaTATGTCTTGACTATTCTATTTTTGCAGAACATTCCTGCAAAGTGGATGCAGCAGCATCTTCCCTACCGAAAACAAAGAGTGATTCTTCGTGTGGGTGAGCGGAAATGGCACACTAGTTTATTTGTATATGCAAAGGGTGCAGGGATCTCTGCAGGGTGGAAGAAGTTTGCCCTTGACAATTTCTTGGAAGAGTTTGATGTACTAGTCTTCAACGTGGTTAGCCAGGAAGATGAGATCATTGTTGTGATGGATGTTGACATATGCAGGGTCGTCCAGAAAGTCGTTCCTCCTCTCCCTTTAATCTCTTAAACTAATAGGAGGGTTTTAGTTGTCTTAGAAAGTAGAATACTAGAATGTGTGCTCCAGTGTTTAACTGCATTTTGATAAACCTACAGTTATTCACTTGTTGTCAATATAACTCTTAACCTAAAACTTAACCGAGTGTACGTACGTACGTAGTATGTACTACATGGTATTATGAACCGAACCTATAAGATTTCCTAGGTATGCTAGATTGCCTATATATGGCTCAACGTAACTATGACTATAAACGTCAAAATGTTGCACAAGTGGTGATCTGCAGTATTTCATGTCTCTTATCTCTAGTATTTTACTTATTCCTTTCTAGTTCCTACTTTAGGTTGGGAGCTTTTTGTTTGTAAGATGCCAAACTATGCTGGACAACGGAAACCCGTAGTTAACtttgttaatattttaaaatgtcGTTAAGTAAACCTTAATCAGATAAGCATGGAAGTTTCAACTGTTTATTTTAATGCCCAAGTGAATACTAATTCGAATGAGCGGCTATAATATAGATATTAGCACTTCAATAATGTTGGTTTCTGGTGTTGTATCTTGGATGAAGCTCATCTTCTATGCTACTGTGTAGTAGACTTCTCTCTGATGAAATACAGACCTTGGAATTGGCAAGTCCCCCCCTCCCCCCTCAAAGGGCATGCCAAAGAGCTTCATCATTCAGATTTTAACACTTGTGGTTGGATTTGAGATATTGGGAAAGGAATAGATTTGGGACTTTTGCAAATCATAATACTCTCTTCGTTCCCTTACCTAGATGTTAATGGGGCGGGGTTCCTCCATTCCCAttcccacctaaaattttcttgtaaactaaaatccatccccgccctaccacccaactgggtatcTATCCCCGTCTTATTCCCGCTTCATACCCgtctaatttttcttatttaacaAACAATTGTTGTATGACTTTAACATTTGCCCCCTCACCCATGGGGCAGGTTCAACACAAAATGCACACCCGTCCCCTCACCCATAGCGGGTATGATTTCTATACGGGCAAAATGCCTCGATGCGCTGCAGTCACTACTTTGTCTTGTAATCCAAATGTCCGATTTACTgcatccccatccccatccccatctGTAGGGCTTTTTTTTCACGATTTAGGTATCACATTGTCTTTAAAAACTAATAAAGTTTATCATGCAGAAAACGCATCCCATTGGCAATTATCATAGCCTATACTATTTATTTGTCACAAATTACTAATTAAGATACTGCTTTAATTATCTGAAAAAGACACTATCGAAAAAAAAAGGGTGTTTCACTTTTCATTCCTTCAATCCAGCTTCTGGGTAGTGAGTAAAACTCTCCTCTTTttctccgtttttttttttcttctgattattaattttcattttttttggttGTGATTCAGTAGTTTGAGCAACAATGGAGGAGAAGTCAGATTGTGAGAATTGCAAGACATGGGAAGAGGAAATGTACTGGAAACATTTCAATTCCATGCATTTTTATCAGATCCTACCCAAAAACTTCAATGATCATCTTGTTAGTTCTATTCAATTTTTCCCCttttatgttaatttttttttaatcatgatttagaaaaaaaaacagaacctCTTATTTCAAAATGTGCATGAAGATTATGGTATGTCTATGTTGTTAATTTTGATTTGCCGAGGGGGAAAAAGTGTGATTTGGACTTGATATTTGCCTATGTCAATGTTGTGCTAAAGTCTTTAGATTTCTgagttaattttgattaatgtATTCaagttgatttttaatttgCTATCTTGAAGCTGATTAGTCCCACAAACATGATTATTAGTTATGCTAGTACGTAAAATTGTTTGTACATTACTATAATGGTAAAATGTGGGTAGAATTGGTGGGGTGATTAAGCCCTGTGGTTTTAGTGAAGTTTTTGATTAATAGGTCAATTGTATTGTGCAAGCGTTAAGGTGAATTGAGAGGGAGATGGGAGAGATAAAACATGATGAAAGGTGAAACAAAAGCCTAAGGCCGCTAAAATCTTGCTTGATACAAATAAGTGTCGGTTCTTGAACAGTTTTACGAGGGGACCAGTAGAAGAGTTAGCAATATAGTAGGTAATTTATACAATTATATTAAAATTTTAGGGGGGGGAAGGAAAAAGACTacactacaaaaaaattcattaaGAATATCCGCTATTGGATACAAGTACAATTTTATGTGGAAAGTGTCCGAAAATGCTATTGATGGTTGTCAGTTTCTTTAGGTAGGATAGGATTTGTTGATTGTGTGTAAGGTTAGTCCAATCAGTGGACGTGTATGGGTTTATATGACTGATGAATTTCCTATGTGTTATACACCTTAAGCCTCTTGTTTCAAGCTTGCCTTGTGATATTTTCTTCTGGTCACACATTGCTGATTCACCTTCGTAAGTTTAGACTATACTCCCTACTCCCTATTGGGTTAGAAGATGAGTTTTTTGGTGTCTTTCATCGTGTAATCtgaattttgattttaaaaCAGGTATTGCCTGAGAAATTTGCTGCACATATGACAACCCATGTACCAGACATAGTGTCGCTCATAGGCCCGAGTGGTACTATGTGGGAAGTAGAGACTCAGAAAACCGATAACCTGCTGCTTGTTGGAGATGGGTGGAAGAACTTTGTAAAAACTTATGAGTTGGAAGAAAACTGTCTCTTAATGTTCAAATATAAGCGGAACTCGAGGTTTGAGGTCTTAATTTTTGACCAAGAGAGTTTCTGTGAGAAGGAATCGTGTTATTTTGTTAAGAAATGTAGGCACACAAAGTCTGAACATGAAAATCATAAAAAGAGAAGTGTGAGAGAGGTTCAAGCACTGAGGTAGTTGAAGATGAGAGAGGTGATGGTTCTGCGTTTGTTTCATCGAAGAAGTCTAAGAAAGATGTTGATAGGGAGGTCAACTGTGCAGAACGAGAGGAGAACACTCAAAATCCTAAGAGTCAATTGTCTACTGATATTAGACGTAGGCTAAGAAAGGTCCAACCTCGTAAGCATCCTTTTACTTGTGTTCATGAAAGCAGGATCTTCCTTGCACAAAGTGGGGAGCTTGTTGAACGTCCTATTGCAGAGGAAAAGCAGCCTAGCATAAATGTAGCTACCCAGGAACCGACTCAGATTTCACTGAGAGAAATGACCACCCCTCAAAATGGAGAAACTTCTCCAACTAAAGACCATTCTGACAAATTCAAGGATCAAATCGGTAAGAATTATGTTATTTACATCGTCTTCAAATGAGCTACTTTCTGCAATATTTGGAAATTATGCTACTTTGACTCTTCTATCTATCTTAAGCATCAACACCCCAACAAGGTCACAAGGGTATGGTATCCTTACCCGACACTTCAA encodes:
- the LOC130471499 gene encoding B3 domain-containing protein REM16-like, with translation MEEKSDCENCKTWEEEMYWKHFNSMHFYQILPKNFNDHLVLPEKFAAHMTTHVPDIVSLIGPSGTMWEVETQKTDNLLLVGDGWKNFVKTYELEENCLLMFKYKRNSRFEVLIFDQESFCEKESCYFVKKCRHTKSEHENHKKRSVREVQALR
- the LOC110789349 gene encoding uncharacterized protein isoform X2; its protein translation is MTENSECSYCKTWEEEMYWKHFNLMHFLQILTPNFHDHLVLPEKFTAHMKAHLPDKVSLKGPSGAKWEIELLKAADDILFVGDGWKDFVKVNKLKENYVLVLKFNRNSSFEVLIFDQETSCEKEISYFVKKCSHVKSDNEVQKKTIAREASTEIIGDDEGEKDSGFEVSKKSKKDDQVVAFSEQVNTQASRKRGPSKARGKPTRILPCRLPVKRKFQSGKKSLGNETAKEPIEISQRDMLTPENGESIPAKEKSVNIAKKVSQNSRTELIPPENGENSATADHSEKSKGQSEEHVAEEQPSGNHIANEPKLISEMDFDTTENEESFRARDHLPKLKPQSEMRPSSNGTSKEPRQVVEKELIAPENGKNFPETDCSNGFKGQAEKEPSGRRGIVKEPSPVSGRKVIRPNYKDNSSEEDHSSKSRGKRGRPKKQVLPISSKKLEFRSVSDERKFSKEYMSNRRPVTEEEKEQAVQRANQIQTENSFIAIMRPSSVYNRFFLNIPAKWMQQHLPYRKQRVILRVGERKWHTSLFVYAKGAGISAGWKKFALDNFLEEFDVLVFNVVSQEDEIIVVMDVDICRVVQKVVPPLPLIS
- the LOC110789349 gene encoding B3 domain-containing protein Os03g0619600 isoform X1, giving the protein MTENSECSYCKTWEEEMYWKHFNLMHFLQILTPNFHDHLVLPEKFTAHMKAHLPDKVSLKGPSGAKWEIELLKAADDILFVGDGWKDFVKVNKLKENYVLVLKFNRNSSFEVLIFDQETSCEKEISYFVKKCSHVKSDNEVQKKTIAREASTEIIGDDEGEKDSGFEVSKKSKKDDQVVAFSEQVNTQASRKRGPSKARGKPTRILPCRLPVKRKFQSGKKSLGNETAKEPIEISQRDMLTPENGESIPAKGHSDRLVSHSKKSVNIAKKVSQNSRTELIPPENGENSATADHSEKSKGQSEEHVAEEQPSGNHIANEPKLISEMDFDTTENEESFRARDHLPKLKPQSEMRPSSNGTSKEPRQVVEKELIAPENGKNFPETDCSNGFKGQAEKEPSGRRGIVKEPSPVSGRKVIRPNYKDNSSEEDHSSKSRGKRGRPKKQVLPISSKKLEFRSVSDERKFSKEYMSNRRPVTEEEKEQAVQRANQIQTENSFIAIMRPSSVYNRFFLNIPAKWMQQHLPYRKQRVILRVGERKWHTSLFVYAKGAGISAGWKKFALDNFLEEFDVLVFNVVSQEDEIIVVMDVDICRVVQKVVPPLPLIS